A genomic window from Flavobacterium hankyongi includes:
- the panD gene encoding aspartate 1-decarboxylase, which yields MRIQVVKSKIHRVRVTGADLNYIGSITIDEALMEASNIFEGEKVSIVNINNGERLETYAITGPRNSGEITLNGPAARKVHKDDIIIIIAYGSIDMEEAKNFKPSIIFPNEETNSLK from the coding sequence ATGCGAATTCAGGTAGTAAAATCTAAAATACATAGAGTTAGAGTAACTGGTGCCGATTTAAATTACATCGGTAGTATAACTATTGACGAGGCTCTAATGGAAGCTTCAAATATTTTTGAAGGTGAAAAAGTATCAATTGTAAACATCAATAATGGTGAGCGTTTAGAAACTTATGCCATTACTGGTCCAAGAAATAGTGGTGAAATCACACTAAATGGTCCTGCAGCACGTAAAGTTCATAAAGATGACATTATTATCATTATTGCCTACGGAAGCATTGATATGGAAGAGGCTAAAAATTTCAAACCGTCAATTATTTTTCCTAACGAAGAAACAAATTCGTTAAAATAA
- a CDS encoding lysylphosphatidylglycerol synthase transmembrane domain-containing protein produces the protein MKNKISSYAGVIIPILLGAGLTYYTYNSFSEEQIAQMKRYFVTANYNYVLVSLIIAIFGCVFRAYRWKYTLTEIGYIPDFKLNFLAVCIGYFINLTIPRSGEVSRALILKRYRDMSFDKVFGTIIAERIVDLIFLLLFVFTALTLEFKTLKNFLLLYIPVQKLGWLLIFGCIGFVLFILMYKYSKWKLILLLKSKIEGLKEGIFSVLNMPNKWKFLFFTFLIWLSYVLMFYITVFSLEATSHISIGTIIVAFVIGGLTMSFTNGGFGFFPVLIAEILFLYNIPLEAGNAFGWIIWTSQLLITILLGVFAFLVLPIVGKKK, from the coding sequence GTGAAGAATAAAATAAGTTCTTACGCTGGCGTTATTATTCCAATTCTTTTGGGAGCTGGCTTGACTTATTACACTTATAATTCATTTTCTGAAGAGCAAATAGCTCAAATGAAAAGATACTTTGTAACTGCAAATTACAACTATGTACTCGTTTCTCTAATAATAGCTATTTTTGGATGTGTTTTCAGGGCTTACCGATGGAAATACACTTTGACAGAGATAGGCTACATTCCAGACTTCAAACTAAACTTTTTAGCCGTATGTATTGGTTATTTTATCAATCTAACCATCCCAAGATCAGGTGAAGTTTCAAGAGCTTTAATACTTAAAAGATATAGAGATATGTCTTTTGATAAGGTATTTGGAACAATAATTGCCGAAAGAATAGTTGATCTCATATTTCTTTTACTTTTTGTTTTTACAGCTCTAACTTTAGAATTTAAAACACTTAAAAACTTTTTATTACTTTACATTCCTGTTCAAAAATTAGGCTGGTTGCTCATTTTTGGATGTATTGGATTTGTTCTTTTTATTTTAATGTATAAGTACTCTAAATGGAAATTGATTTTACTTTTAAAATCAAAAATTGAAGGGTTAAAAGAAGGTATTTTTAGCGTCTTAAACATGCCTAATAAATGGAAGTTTTTATTTTTCACTTTCCTTATTTGGTTATCCTATGTTTTAATGTTTTACATTACTGTTTTTTCTCTAGAAGCAACAAGTCATATTAGTATTGGAACAATAATAGTCGCTTTTGTGATAGGGGGTTTAACTATGTCTTTCACCAATGGTGGCTTTGGCTTTTTCCCAGTTTTAATTGCTGAAATTTTATTCCTTTATAATATTCCATTGGAAGCTGGAAACGCTTTTGGGTGGATTATTTGGACCTCTCAATTACTAATTACAATCCTTTTAGGCGTTTTTGCCTTTTTAGTTTTACCAATCGTAGGGAAAAAGAAATAA
- a CDS encoding alpha/beta hydrolase: protein MKNALYLLVLFFSFSVFAQTTTDSFKSAKLGGNRDIKVKLPASYEKNVEKKYPLILVLDSEFLFDPFAGNISYANYWDDMPEVILVGINQNKNNEREEDSDFDPRTGLPGGKGAAFFEFIGTELLPHLETKYRIAPFKVIAGLDLTAGFLNSYLYKDMPIFQGYISFSPELATNMETRIPQRLATAKEPIFYYHATAEGDLKKMRARINALNENMKTVKNELVNYKFEEFKGGSHYSIPINGIPSALYQFFEVYRPISSIEYQEKIAPLKEGFVVYLNKKYEMIEKGLGIKMNVRINDFKAIETAIIKNEAWNEYEELAQISGQQYEKTLLYDYHMGNYWEKRKELKRAIKCYQDGFTKQEIAGITKDMMMNKAEDLKALLPKKEKLKGGKAKGEVITEEAPATDTPVETPTEAPTEEKKPE from the coding sequence ATGAAAAATGCACTTTACCTACTAGTACTTTTCTTTTCATTTTCAGTATTTGCACAAACTACTACTGACAGTTTTAAATCTGCCAAACTTGGTGGCAACAGAGATATAAAAGTAAAACTTCCGGCTTCTTACGAGAAAAACGTTGAGAAAAAATATCCTCTAATTTTAGTATTGGATAGCGAATTTTTATTTGATCCTTTTGCTGGGAATATTTCATACGCAAATTATTGGGATGATATGCCAGAAGTAATACTAGTTGGTATAAACCAAAATAAAAATAACGAACGTGAAGAAGATTCAGATTTTGACCCAAGAACTGGTCTTCCTGGAGGAAAAGGTGCAGCTTTTTTTGAATTTATAGGAACCGAATTGTTGCCTCATTTAGAAACAAAATACCGAATTGCTCCTTTCAAAGTAATTGCGGGTCTTGACTTAACTGCAGGATTTTTAAATTCATATTTATACAAAGACATGCCTATTTTTCAAGGTTATATTTCATTTAGCCCTGAATTGGCTACAAATATGGAAACTAGAATTCCGCAACGTTTAGCAACTGCAAAAGAGCCAATTTTTTATTATCATGCAACAGCCGAAGGTGATTTAAAAAAAATGAGAGCTCGTATCAATGCATTGAACGAAAATATGAAAACGGTCAAAAATGAGCTTGTAAATTATAAATTCGAAGAGTTTAAAGGAGGTTCTCATTATTCTATACCAATCAACGGAATTCCAAGTGCATTATATCAATTTTTTGAAGTATACCGACCAATTTCTTCTATCGAATATCAGGAAAAAATTGCTCCTTTAAAAGAAGGTTTTGTAGTTTACTTAAACAAAAAATACGAAATGATCGAAAAAGGATTGGGTATAAAAATGAATGTTCGTATAAACGACTTTAAAGCGATTGAAACTGCTATCATTAAAAACGAAGCTTGGAACGAATACGAAGAATTAGCTCAAATTTCTGGACAACAATATGAAAAAACTCTTTTATATGATTATCATATGGGGAATTATTGGGAAAAAAGAAAAGAACTTAAAAGAGCAATTAAATGCTATCAGGACGGTTTTACTAAGCAAGAAATTGCTGGTATTACTAAAGACATGATGATGAATAAAGCAGAGGATTTAAAAGCTTTATTACCTAAAAAAGAAAAATTAAAAGGTGGAAAAGCTAAAGGTGAAGTAATTACTGAAGAGGCACCAGCTACTGATACACCTGTTGAAACTCCTACAGAGGCTCCAACTGAAGAGAAAAAACCTGAATAA
- the radA gene encoding DNA repair protein RadA, with protein MAKIKTSFFCQSCGTQYAKWQGQCNSCKEWNTIVEEIIHKEEKVAWKSETSAVKKAAKPLRIHEIDSAEEIRMNTTDEELNRVLGGGLVPGSLTLLGGEPGIGKSTLLLQISLKLPYKTLYVSGEESQKQIKMRAERITPNGENCYILTETKTQNIFRQIEEIEPEIVIIDSIQTLQTDYIESSAGSISQIRECTAELIKFAKETNTPVILIGHITKDGNIAGPKILEHMVDTVLQFEGDRNHVYRILRSLKNRFGSTAELGIYEMQGSGLREVSNPSEILISHKEEELSGTAIATTLEGMRPLMIEIQALVSTAVYGTPQRSTTGYNAKRLNMILAVLEKRAGFRLGAKDVFLNVTGGISVDDPAIDLAVVAAILSSNEDIPVGKDFCFAGEVGLSGEIRPVNRIEQRIQEAEKLGFSTVYISKYNKISTKFPGIKVILVSKIEEIVSELFG; from the coding sequence ATGGCTAAAATAAAAACCTCTTTCTTTTGTCAGAGTTGTGGTACTCAATATGCGAAATGGCAAGGTCAATGCAACTCATGCAAGGAATGGAATACTATTGTTGAAGAAATTATTCACAAAGAAGAAAAGGTAGCTTGGAAATCAGAAACTTCTGCTGTAAAAAAGGCAGCAAAACCTTTACGTATTCATGAAATAGATTCAGCAGAAGAAATCAGAATGAATACTACCGATGAAGAGCTAAATCGTGTTTTAGGTGGCGGATTAGTTCCCGGTTCATTAACACTTTTAGGTGGAGAACCTGGTATCGGGAAAAGTACATTGTTGCTTCAAATCTCTTTAAAATTACCATACAAAACCTTATATGTTTCAGGAGAAGAAAGTCAAAAGCAAATAAAAATGCGTGCCGAACGTATTACTCCAAACGGAGAGAACTGCTACATCCTTACTGAAACAAAAACACAGAATATTTTCAGACAAATTGAAGAGATTGAACCAGAAATAGTAATTATTGATTCTATTCAAACGTTACAAACTGATTATATAGAATCATCTGCCGGAAGTATTTCTCAAATTAGAGAATGTACTGCCGAGCTAATCAAATTTGCGAAAGAAACAAATACACCTGTTATTTTAATTGGTCATATCACTAAAGACGGAAACATTGCTGGACCTAAGATTTTGGAACACATGGTTGATACCGTTTTACAATTTGAAGGTGACAGAAATCACGTTTACAGAATACTTCGCTCACTCAAGAACCGTTTTGGTTCGACTGCCGAATTAGGAATTTACGAAATGCAAGGCTCTGGACTTAGAGAAGTATCCAATCCTTCTGAAATTTTAATCTCCCACAAAGAAGAAGAATTATCAGGAACGGCTATTGCTACAACTTTAGAAGGTATGCGTCCATTAATGATCGAAATACAAGCGTTAGTCTCTACCGCTGTTTATGGAACTCCACAAAGAAGCACAACAGGATATAATGCAAAACGATTGAATATGATTTTGGCTGTATTAGAAAAGCGTGCTGGTTTTCGTTTAGGTGCAAAAGACGTTTTTCTGAATGTAACAGGAGGTATATCTGTAGATGATCCAGCAATTGATCTAGCAGTAGTTGCAGCCATTTTATCTTCTAATGAAGATATTCCTGTCGGAAAAGATTTTTGTTTTGCTGGCGAAGTGGGTCTTTCGGGCGAAATTCGTCCAGTAAATAGAATCGAACAACGTATTCAGGAAGCTGAAAAATTAGGCTTTTCAACAGTTTATATTTCAAAATACAATAAAATTTCTACTAAATTCCCAGGAATAAAAGTCATTCTAGTAAGTAAAATAGAAGAGATTGTAAGTGAGTTATTTGGATAA
- a CDS encoding T9SS type A sorting domain-containing protein — translation MKKILFIYCLFFSAISFGQEDFVFSGGEATGSGGTVSYSFGQVAFETVSGSNGELTQGVQQALEVYTLATTDFSYGLQAILYPNPAIYSVNLSLGSLNDFSQLSYELIDVSGKILQNGKITESQTEIDVSNLSSATYFFNLIDSGKRIKSFKLIKNN, via the coding sequence ATGAAAAAAATTCTATTCATTTACTGTCTGTTTTTTAGTGCAATAAGTTTTGGTCAAGAAGATTTTGTCTTTTCGGGAGGCGAAGCTACAGGTTCTGGAGGAACTGTTAGTTATTCTTTTGGTCAAGTTGCCTTTGAAACTGTTTCGGGTTCCAATGGAGAACTCACACAAGGGGTACAACAAGCTTTAGAAGTATACACGCTTGCAACCACTGATTTTAGTTATGGTTTACAAGCCATTTTGTATCCAAATCCAGCGATATATTCGGTAAATCTATCTTTGGGAAGTCTAAATGATTTTAGTCAACTTTCTTATGAGTTGATTGATGTTTCAGGGAAAATACTTCAAAATGGTAAAATTACGGAATCTCAAACAGAGATTGATGTTTCTAATTTGTCTTCCGCTACGTATTTTTTTAATCTCATAGATTCAGGAAAAAGAATCAAAAGTTTTAAATTAATTAAAAACAACTAA